A genomic segment from Rickettsia endosymbiont of Lasioglossum villosulum encodes:
- a CDS encoding SDR family oxidoreductase, with translation MSHLAVVTGGTRGIGESIAKELKNKGFTVIANFFSNHEAAKAMEEQYGIKTKRWNVADFEDCRRAIKEIEEEYKQPVSILVNNAGITKDKMLHKMSHQDWNDVINVNLNSCFNMSSNVIEPMRNQNYGRIVNISSINAQAGQIGQTNYSAAKAGIIGFTKALARETASKNITVNCIAPGYIATEMVGAVPEDVLAKIVNSIPKKRLGQPEEIARAVAFLVDENAGFITGETISINGGHNML, from the coding sequence ATGTCGCATTTAGCAGTTGTAACAGGCGGTACTAGAGGAATAGGAGAGTCTATTGCCAAAGAATTAAAAAATAAAGGTTTTACTGTTATTGCTAATTTTTTTAGTAATCATGAAGCTGCAAAAGCTATGGAAGAGCAATATGGTATCAAAACCAAACGTTGGAATGTTGCAGATTTTGAAGATTGCAGAAGAGCGATAAAAGAAATTGAAGAGGAATATAAACAGCCAGTAAGCATTTTGGTTAATAATGCCGGAATTACCAAAGATAAAATGCTGCATAAAATGAGTCATCAAGATTGGAACGATGTAATTAACGTTAATCTCAATTCTTGCTTTAATATGTCAAGTAACGTAATCGAGCCGATGCGAAATCAAAATTACGGTCGTATAGTAAATATCAGCTCAATCAATGCTCAGGCAGGGCAGATTGGTCAGACTAATTACTCTGCTGCTAAAGCTGGAATTATAGGTTTTACTAAAGCTTTAGCACGTGAAACTGCTTCTAAAAATATCACGGTTAATTGTATAGCTCCTGGATATATTGCAACGGAAATGGTAGGGGCAGTACCTGAAGACGTGCTTGCAAAAATCGTTAATAGTATTCCGAAAAAAAGATTAGGGCAACCTGAAGAAATCGCAAGAGCAGTAGCATTTCTAGTTGATGAAAATGCTGGATTTATCACGGGTGAAACTATCTCAATCAATGGTGGTCATAATATGTTATAA
- a CDS encoding DUF2748 family protein, with protein sequence MSTIYHILDHVPAIYKEDMEIEYKNLAMQIIKSGKLRIDTDDCCNFARFSDPAFNISMMVSKEELTDPHLIPETTKLFQNLYRNSATDQKIKSVFDNLKKQIYKLQPIKKEVMEMLARIFVQSAHPIVIRWLLLDKTEIFITYSHNIGDMMDMVNWQKVGGNSGMQSTNGKDVAIFVSCGGNPFAENSKDHPMYGGGFAAVARLQIIAAQELGHFADIKRDNRGRQITRHSANFSGTKATDNARIARKKDIEHCRNLLHKLLIAGMKKQLDYETKLKFYHTNKVRGLKILAINFMIFIYKFKLLRYSNKHGLVFVRKFKSDKYMALMIDAMFKDMQANLSPSADVYKNKNPEIEEAVACIEALARVPQQAIKWGYLTTKETMHELYKIYYNEVIPSLITSYDAVTGENYKRSLKKAKISLLAKINIFNKKKLVLKPVREL encoded by the coding sequence ATGAGTACTATATACCATATTCTTGATCATGTTCCTGCTATTTATAAAGAGGATATGGAAATAGAGTATAAGAATTTAGCAATGCAGATAATTAAGTCGGGGAAGCTAAGAATAGATACCGATGATTGTTGCAATTTTGCAAGATTTAGTGACCCTGCTTTTAATATTAGTATGATGGTTAGCAAAGAAGAGCTAACAGATCCACATTTAATCCCTGAAACTACAAAACTTTTCCAAAATCTATATAGAAATTCTGCTACCGATCAAAAAATAAAATCTGTCTTTGATAATCTAAAAAAACAAATCTATAAACTACAGCCAATCAAAAAAGAAGTAATGGAAATGTTAGCCCGTATTTTTGTACAATCTGCTCACCCGATTGTCATAAGATGGCTACTTCTTGATAAAACAGAAATATTTATCACCTACTCTCATAATATTGGTGATATGATGGATATGGTTAACTGGCAGAAAGTAGGCGGTAATAGTGGAATGCAAAGCACTAACGGCAAAGATGTGGCTATTTTTGTCTCATGTGGTGGTAACCCTTTTGCTGAAAATAGTAAGGATCACCCTATGTATGGTGGTGGCTTTGCTGCTGTTGCAAGATTGCAGATTATAGCAGCTCAAGAACTTGGGCATTTTGCTGATATAAAAAGGGATAATAGAGGTAGGCAAATCACCCGCCATTCGGCTAATTTTTCTGGCACTAAAGCAACGGATAATGCACGTATTGCTCGTAAAAAAGATATAGAACATTGCCGTAATTTACTGCATAAACTGCTTATAGCAGGCATGAAAAAGCAGCTAGATTATGAGACAAAGCTTAAATTTTATCATACTAATAAAGTAAGAGGTTTAAAAATTCTAGCAATAAACTTCATGATTTTTATATATAAATTTAAGCTTTTAAGATATAGCAATAAACATGGTTTGGTTTTTGTCAGGAAATTTAAATCAGATAAATATATGGCATTAATGATTGATGCTATGTTTAAAGATATGCAAGCTAATTTATCACCATCAGCTGATGTATATAAAAATAAAAATCCTGAAATTGAAGAAGCAGTAGCCTGCATTGAAGCACTAGCACGAGTACCTCAGCAAGCAATAAAATGGGGATATCTAACAACAAAGGAAACTATGCATGAGCTTTATAAGATATATTATAATGAGGTCATCCCATCGTTAATCACTAGCTATGATGCAGTAACAGGTGAAAACTATAAACGTAGTTTGAAAAAAGCTAAAATTAGCTTATTAGCTAAAATAAATATTTTTAACAAGAAAAAATTAGTACTAAAACCAGTCAGAGAACTATAA
- a CDS encoding Rpn family recombination-promoting nuclease/putative transposase has translation MSQKPKHDEIIRSAFENPLVSKEFFQMHLPPYIQNLISLENLKMEKDSFVDKRLKKSIVDILFSAKFGEKKGYLYLLLEHQSTPEYKMALRLFRYMFKIAEYHKKSTKSKKFPFIYPLIFYNGQKKYNAPRNLWELFENSELVKATWTNDYQLINVHDIPDEKLKEKAWSGILQFFMKHIHERDLLKRWEEVADLLPKFAKVDIGIDHIELILCYTLTRIKQGDIIEVEKLLKSKLNPKKRENVMKSIAHHWMQQGKEEAREEAKAEAVKLVNIKMQEEKITMAKKMLKEGIPLGAVIKITELSKADLER, from the coding sequence ATGTCCCAGAAACCTAAACACGACGAAATTATAAGAAGTGCGTTTGAAAACCCTTTAGTTTCTAAAGAGTTTTTTCAAATGCATTTACCCCCTTATATACAGAATCTAATTTCTCTTGAAAACCTAAAAATGGAAAAAGATAGCTTTGTAGATAAAAGACTCAAAAAATCTATAGTAGATATTCTATTTTCTGCTAAGTTTGGAGAGAAAAAGGGCTATTTATATCTACTTTTAGAACACCAAAGCACACCTGAGTATAAAATGGCTTTGAGGTTATTTCGGTATATGTTTAAAATTGCTGAATACCATAAGAAATCAACAAAAAGTAAAAAGTTCCCTTTCATATATCCTTTGATATTTTACAATGGTCAAAAGAAATATAATGCTCCACGAAATCTATGGGAATTATTTGAAAATAGTGAACTTGTAAAGGCTACATGGACTAATGACTATCAATTAATCAATGTACATGATATTCCGGACGAAAAATTGAAAGAAAAAGCATGGTCTGGGATTTTGCAATTTTTTATGAAGCATATTCATGAACGTGATTTATTGAAAAGGTGGGAAGAAGTAGCTGATCTTTTGCCTAAATTCGCTAAAGTTGATATCGGTATTGATCATATAGAACTAATTTTATGCTACACTTTGACCAGAATTAAACAAGGTGATATAATAGAAGTAGAAAAACTACTTAAATCAAAATTAAATCCTAAAAAAAGAGAAAACGTTATGAAAAGTATAGCTCACCATTGGATGCAACAAGGAAAGGAAGAAGCAAGAGAAGAAGCAAAAGCGGAAGCAGTAAAGCTAGTTAATATTAAAATGCAAGAAGAAAAAATTACTATGGCAAAGAAAATGCTAAAAGAAGGCATACCATTAGGTGCTGTTATAAAAATTACAGAATTATCTAAAGCAGATTTAGAAAGATAA
- the dnaE gene encoding DNA polymerase III subunit alpha, protein MQTEFIHLRTQSSYSFLASALTTEKIVELASSYKMPAICLTDKENLFGSLEFALYAIKKGLQPIHGVILNIQYEANVFAEILLIAKDETGYKNLLKLSSITFTTNDRKICNHITFEDLKEYQEGLIALCCYTEGITGKCLLANKEEQAEMFVRNLQEIFGDRFYFEIMRHDLPKEQLIEDNYIKIASKLNIPLVATNKVLFSKKSMHDAHDVLLCISAGVTKEYPDRKTVSENCYFKSAKEMIELFADLPSAIENTVNLTQRCYFAAHTNPPMLPNFATKDISETDLIRKEAKDGLLARLDTKFKSEHISIENQENIKTEYFARLDYELNIICSMNFAGYFLIVSDFIKWSKNQGILVGPGRGSGAGSVVAWSLLITDLDPIKFGLLFERFLNPDRISMPDFDIDFCQERREEVINYVRSKYGNNRVGQIITFGKMQAKAVIKDVARVLSLPYKFADYLTELVPFSAINPVTLEQAIREVPELANAAKGNGLYNLEGELELIKLVLDTSLILEGLHRHSSTHAAGIIIAGTDLVDIVPVYKDANSDMLVVGYSMKYCELAGLIKFDFLGLQTLTVITDCKKLLKEQNIEIDFNDMTFDDEKTYQMLCKGKGVGVFQFESVGMKDALRRLKPDSIHDLIALGALYRPGPMENIPTYIACKHKLQQPDYLHELLKPILEETYGVVIYQEQVQRIAQVLAGYTLGAADLLRRAMGKKIKAEMEQQEEIFVKGAIANNISEAQAKSIFATVAKFAGYGFNKAHAAAYGVISYQTAYLKANYPAEFVVACLNLELNNHDKINLFLQEAKDNNIKIIAPNINISGGYFSVKYVIPRLDRGIHGDQLKDTAVKPRYDIDSSIIFALGAIKGVTPNFGKLVTDERNARGAFKSIIDFIERLPPKAINSKLLENLIKAGCFDELHDNRLQLFSSISKLLAYSVSYHEEQASNQFSLIKVSSLSKEILVSSDYADKNTLTFYEFEAMGLFISNHPLTEYKEIFNRLNILSSADLHNNLPDGRNRVMIAGVIQKKDSRMSARGRFVTLVLSDPENIFELSIFSEEVLKDYVHLLDVKSLVVVNCDIIKDEGGIKITAKSFSSIENATGNQQFDLQLYPKNDEELEQIITLLSARINNDEQSNTTATIYLSSKSVKNFVAKITLPEKFFLRGQDFEILSIYQNT, encoded by the coding sequence ATGCAAACTGAATTTATACATTTAAGAACTCAAAGTTCCTATTCTTTCTTAGCAAGTGCATTAACTACTGAAAAAATAGTAGAGCTTGCCTCTTCTTATAAAATGCCTGCTATTTGCTTAACAGATAAAGAGAATTTATTTGGATCGCTAGAGTTTGCTTTATATGCAATAAAGAAAGGTTTGCAGCCTATTCACGGGGTTATTTTAAATATACAATATGAAGCAAACGTTTTTGCAGAAATATTATTGATAGCTAAAGATGAAACTGGCTATAAAAATTTGCTTAAACTATCCAGTATTACCTTTACTACAAATGATCGTAAAATATGCAACCATATTACTTTTGAGGATTTAAAAGAATATCAAGAGGGATTAATAGCATTATGTTGTTATACTGAGGGTATTACAGGGAAATGCTTGCTTGCTAATAAAGAAGAACAAGCTGAAATGTTTGTACGAAACTTGCAAGAAATTTTTGGAGATCGTTTTTACTTTGAAATCATGCGACACGATCTACCGAAAGAGCAGCTTATTGAAGATAATTATATTAAAATAGCATCAAAATTAAATATTCCGCTTGTTGCTACCAATAAAGTACTATTCAGCAAAAAAAGCATGCATGATGCACATGATGTATTATTATGTATTTCTGCCGGTGTTACTAAAGAATATCCTGATCGTAAAACAGTTAGTGAGAATTGTTATTTTAAATCAGCAAAAGAAATGATCGAGCTTTTTGCCGATCTACCTAGTGCTATCGAAAATACAGTAAATTTAACCCAGCGTTGTTATTTTGCTGCCCATACAAATCCTCCAATGCTTCCTAATTTTGCTACTAAAGATATTAGTGAAACTGATTTAATTAGAAAAGAAGCAAAAGATGGATTACTTGCAAGACTTGATACAAAATTCAAATCTGAACATATTTCCATAGAAAATCAAGAAAATATTAAAACTGAGTATTTTGCTCGTCTTGACTATGAGCTAAATATTATATGCAGTATGAATTTCGCTGGTTATTTTTTGATCGTATCTGACTTTATAAAATGGAGTAAAAATCAAGGTATTTTAGTAGGACCAGGCAGAGGCTCAGGAGCAGGATCAGTTGTTGCTTGGAGCTTGCTTATTACTGATCTTGACCCTATTAAATTTGGTCTATTATTTGAAAGATTTTTGAATCCAGATCGTATTTCAATGCCTGACTTTGATATTGATTTTTGTCAGGAAAGACGAGAAGAAGTTATTAATTATGTACGTTCTAAATATGGTAATAATAGAGTAGGACAAATTATAACTTTCGGTAAAATGCAGGCAAAGGCTGTAATTAAGGATGTTGCACGAGTACTAAGCCTGCCATATAAATTTGCAGATTATCTAACTGAATTAGTACCGTTTAGTGCAATAAACCCCGTTACGCTTGAACAGGCAATACGAGAAGTGCCAGAGCTTGCCAATGCTGCTAAAGGTAACGGATTATATAATTTAGAGGGTGAGCTAGAATTAATTAAGCTAGTACTTGATACATCATTAATTCTTGAAGGGCTGCATCGCCACTCCTCAACACATGCAGCAGGAATCATAATAGCTGGTACTGATTTAGTTGATATAGTACCTGTCTATAAAGATGCTAACTCCGATATGTTGGTAGTCGGCTACTCCATGAAATATTGCGAGCTTGCTGGTTTAATTAAGTTCGACTTTCTTGGGCTGCAAACTTTAACTGTTATTACCGATTGTAAGAAATTGTTAAAAGAGCAAAATATAGAAATAGATTTTAACGATATGACATTTGATGATGAAAAAACTTATCAAATGTTATGTAAAGGTAAAGGAGTCGGCGTATTCCAGTTTGAAAGTGTTGGGATGAAAGATGCCCTTAGACGCCTTAAACCTGATTCCATACATGACTTAATAGCTCTTGGTGCGTTATATCGCCCTGGACCTATGGAAAATATTCCAACCTATATAGCTTGTAAGCATAAATTACAGCAGCCTGATTATTTGCATGAGTTGTTAAAGCCTATCTTAGAGGAAACTTATGGAGTAGTGATATATCAAGAACAAGTCCAAAGAATTGCTCAAGTTTTAGCTGGTTATACGCTAGGAGCTGCTGATTTGCTTCGTAGAGCCATGGGTAAGAAAATTAAAGCTGAGATGGAACAACAAGAAGAAATTTTTGTTAAAGGTGCAATAGCTAATAATATTTCTGAGGCTCAAGCTAAATCGATTTTCGCAACTGTTGCTAAATTTGCTGGTTATGGTTTTAACAAGGCACATGCCGCAGCTTACGGGGTTATCTCATATCAAACAGCATATCTTAAAGCTAATTATCCAGCAGAATTCGTAGTTGCGTGCTTAAATCTTGAACTAAATAATCACGATAAAATTAATTTATTCCTGCAAGAAGCAAAAGATAATAATATAAAAATCATTGCACCGAATATTAATATTTCAGGTGGGTATTTTAGTGTAAAGTATGTCATACCGCGGCTTGACCGCGGTATCCATGGAGACCAATTAAAAGATACCGCGGTCAAGCCGCGGTATGACATTGATAGTTCTATAATCTTCGCACTTGGAGCTATAAAAGGAGTCACGCCGAATTTTGGTAAGCTAGTAACAGATGAAAGAAATGCAAGAGGTGCTTTTAAATCGATCATTGATTTTATTGAGAGATTACCACCAAAAGCTATCAACAGTAAATTACTTGAAAATCTAATTAAAGCTGGCTGTTTTGATGAATTACATGATAATAGATTGCAATTATTTTCAAGCATTTCTAAGCTTCTTGCATATTCGGTTTCTTACCATGAAGAGCAGGCATCTAATCAATTTAGTTTAATTAAAGTTTCCAGCTTAAGTAAAGAAATCCTAGTCTCAAGTGATTACGCTGATAAGAATACTTTAACTTTTTATGAATTTGAGGCTATGGGGTTATTTATTTCAAATCACCCGCTAACAGAATACAAAGAAATATTCAATCGCTTAAATATCTTAAGCTCGGCTGACTTACATAATAATTTGCCTGATGGCCGTAATAGAGTAATGATTGCTGGTGTAATACAAAAGAAAGATTCTCGTATGTCAGCAAGAGGTAGATTTGTTACCCTAGTGCTTTCTGATCCTGAAAATATATTTGAGTTAAGTATTTTTAGCGAAGAAGTTTTAAAAGATTACGTACATCTACTTGACGTCAAAAGTCTAGTAGTTGTTAATTGCGATATCATTAAAGATGAGGGCGGTATTAAAATCACTGCTAAAAGCTTTTCATCAATTGAAAATGCAACTGGCAATCAGCAATTTGATTTACAGCTCTACCCTAAAAATGACGAAGAATTAGAACAAATAATTACTCTACTATCAGCACGTATAAATAACGACGAGCAGAGTAATACCACAGCTACAATATATTTATCAAGCAAATCAGTAAAAAATTTTGTAGCAAAAATTACGTTGCCAGAAAAGTTCTTTTTAAGAGGGCAAGATTTTGAGATTCTTAGTATTTATCAAAATACTTAA
- a CDS encoding UDP-glucose/GDP-mannose dehydrogenase family protein, with protein MNITFIGSGYVGLVSGVMMSYLGHNVTCLDNDEAKISKLNKKILPIYEAKLDKYFTQALEHERLKFTSFYSDELKNTEAVFITVGTPSKESGEADLSYVYEAIDKVSLHINKDCLIVIKSTVPPNSCNNIINYLKAKGFSFNVASNPEFLREGNAVEDFLYPDRIVIGVNNKESEDILRKIYLPLTDNGAELVVTDLVTSELIKYGSNSFLATKIAFVNEMANLCEKIGADIKNLPKGIGLDKRIGTAFLNAGPGFGGSCFPKDILALNSIIKNNHIDSKILEAVIRSNKERPSLMVDKIATLLDENLKSKNIAVLGLTYKAGTDDVRASPAIEIIKNLLDKGAYVKAFDPMGLENSQKTFQNENLLYLDSAIKACDSADAIVITTEWNEFQALDWQKIYSLVKTPIIIDLRNILKADKMKSIGFKYYTVGSKI; from the coding sequence ATGAATATTACATTTATTGGTAGCGGCTATGTGGGATTAGTTTCCGGTGTTATGATGAGCTATTTAGGTCATAATGTTACTTGTCTTGATAATGATGAAGCCAAAATCTCTAAGTTAAATAAGAAAATATTACCAATTTATGAAGCTAAACTTGATAAATATTTTACGCAAGCTTTGGAACATGAAAGGTTAAAGTTTACTAGCTTTTATAGTGATGAACTTAAAAATACCGAAGCAGTATTTATAACAGTCGGTACACCCTCTAAAGAATCAGGCGAAGCCGATTTAAGTTATGTTTATGAGGCAATAGATAAAGTTTCTCTACATATAAACAAAGATTGTTTAATAGTTATCAAATCAACTGTACCACCAAATAGTTGTAATAATATCATTAATTATTTAAAAGCAAAAGGCTTCTCATTTAATGTTGCATCAAATCCAGAATTTTTACGTGAAGGGAATGCTGTAGAAGATTTTTTATATCCTGATCGTATCGTGATTGGTGTAAATAATAAAGAATCAGAGGATATATTACGAAAGATTTATTTGCCTTTAACGGATAATGGAGCAGAATTAGTAGTAACTGATTTAGTTACATCAGAACTTATTAAATATGGCTCAAATAGTTTTTTGGCTACTAAAATTGCTTTTGTTAATGAGATGGCTAATTTATGCGAGAAAATTGGTGCTGATATTAAAAATTTACCTAAAGGAATAGGGCTTGATAAAAGAATTGGAACAGCCTTTCTAAATGCTGGACCTGGCTTTGGAGGCTCATGTTTTCCAAAAGATATCTTGGCATTAAATAGTATCATTAAGAATAATCACATAGATTCTAAAATTCTTGAAGCAGTGATTAGAAGTAATAAAGAACGTCCGAGTCTTATGGTAGATAAGATAGCTACTTTATTAGATGAAAATTTGAAAAGTAAAAATATAGCAGTTTTAGGCTTAACCTACAAAGCAGGTACCGACGATGTTAGAGCAAGTCCTGCAATTGAGATCATTAAAAATTTATTAGATAAAGGTGCATACGTTAAGGCATTCGATCCTATGGGTCTTGAAAATTCCCAAAAAACTTTTCAAAATGAAAATTTGTTATATCTAGATTCCGCAATCAAAGCTTGTGATTCTGCTGATGCTATAGTTATTACCACTGAGTGGAATGAATTTCAAGCACTTGATTGGCAGAAAATTTATAGTTTGGTAAAAACACCTATAATAATTGATCTACGGAATATCTTAAAAGCTGATAAAATGAAGAGCATCGGCTTTAAATATTATACAGTAGGAAGTAAGATTTAG
- a CDS encoding AsmA-like C-terminal region-containing protein, with protein sequence MNFLKKAFISIFTTFAALFLIAYLIFYSANHGHMNKPLKRVIEFYLSKNDIKAVIDDLNFKENHLIINKISLYLIDNAEGEINDLDITLNFKNLFSNSLIEAYFNVAQFSVISNNKEEIINTQINGDYSLNIFQRNILTNINLTSIKSDILTDEKGAGLPLGKAVCVYKTSNTKNNPKIADCKLNFGNKASLSLNSKITDKNIDANANIVNIPLIIYQTVEKIIPNNPVISYLQEHIKQGHIQNGELSIKLDRKFLKENILEDDNLKANLHISNFEYKYHKDLPALTKVDTNVVISGAEVKFLINEAYSGNSVLSNGIMTFKWEGPLKSQFVFNATAKGEISDLVDFIPNNAYQNIKNEDIDLKGIKGNANSIIEIIIPINSEIDNSYNVTSTLTDINFNTLSNNILLQHGEAKGVFKDNQLNITGKGKINNYVSNFTYDHDMVDENNNCLLKIKSNITANNKSFGILKLMSGSAVLDFEYKKQNNNATIDLNSNLDNLEFYIDKVAIHKQLHKKANLNIHTKLSDKGSDKNIEFNLSGDDSLKISGNILAKKDTYNISLLSINHKNTRLSGKITIDSHNLNTEIYGSVLDLSNSNMIEFLQKDGDSTRNVILKTNIYKILLKDNVILDNFDLAIKCDKVRCFSGFLNSNISNNGKVRMSLTAQESYEQWLIESDNAGALLKGLGMYSSMQDGYAKINLNTRRYKVKKGDIIPILDGKFYITRFALTDTPFLTRLVSFVSIPGLLSSITNNKNISFEDMNGNFSYQGNVITLSGAEAHGPFFDFTMKGNIDTNQKLIQIKGNVIPSFFFISSIVTKIPVVGKIFSKVAPYSLKIQYK encoded by the coding sequence ATGAATTTTCTCAAAAAAGCTTTTATTAGTATTTTTACAACTTTTGCTGCATTGTTTCTAATTGCATATTTAATTTTTTATAGTGCAAATCATGGACATATGAATAAGCCTTTAAAAAGAGTAATTGAATTTTATTTAAGTAAAAATGATATCAAAGCTGTAATAGATGACTTAAATTTTAAAGAAAATCACTTAATAATTAATAAAATTTCTTTATATCTTATAGATAATGCTGAAGGGGAAATTAATGACCTTGATATTACTTTAAATTTCAAAAATCTATTTTCTAATTCATTAATAGAAGCATATTTTAATGTAGCTCAATTTTCGGTAATATCAAATAATAAGGAAGAAATTATAAATACTCAAATAAATGGTGATTACTCCTTAAATATATTCCAAAGAAATATTTTAACTAATATAAACCTAACTTCAATAAAAAGTGATATTTTAACAGATGAAAAAGGGGCAGGGCTGCCGCTTGGAAAAGCTGTATGTGTTTATAAAACTAGCAATACAAAAAATAACCCTAAAATAGCTGATTGTAAGCTGAATTTTGGGAACAAAGCTTCTTTATCTTTAAACAGTAAAATAACTGATAAAAACATAGATGCAAATGCCAATATAGTAAATATTCCTCTGATAATTTACCAAACAGTAGAAAAAATTATTCCTAACAATCCTGTGATATCGTATTTGCAGGAGCATATAAAACAAGGTCACATTCAAAACGGCGAATTGAGCATTAAACTAGATAGAAAATTTTTAAAAGAAAATATTTTAGAAGACGATAATTTAAAAGCAAATTTGCATATATCAAATTTTGAATATAAATATCATAAGGATTTACCTGCTTTAACTAAAGTTGATACTAATGTAGTTATTTCAGGGGCAGAGGTAAAATTTTTGATTAACGAGGCTTATAGTGGTAATAGCGTTCTATCTAATGGTATTATGACTTTTAAATGGGAAGGACCTCTTAAGTCACAATTTGTTTTTAATGCTACTGCTAAAGGTGAAATTAGTGATTTAGTTGATTTTATCCCAAATAACGCATATCAAAATATTAAAAATGAAGATATTGATTTGAAAGGAATTAAAGGAAATGCCAATTCAATAATAGAGATAATAATTCCTATCAATTCTGAAATCGATAATAGCTATAATGTTACCTCAACATTAACTGATATAAATTTTAATACTTTAAGTAATAATATATTATTACAACATGGTGAGGCAAAAGGTGTTTTTAAAGACAATCAATTAAATATTACTGGTAAGGGTAAAATCAATAATTATGTAAGTAATTTTACTTACGACCACGATATGGTAGATGAAAATAATAATTGCCTGCTTAAAATAAAAAGTAATATTACAGCAAATAATAAAAGTTTTGGCATATTAAAATTAATGTCAGGTAGTGCTGTTTTAGATTTTGAATATAAGAAACAAAATAACAATGCAACTATTGATCTTAATTCTAACCTTGATAATTTAGAGTTTTATATAGATAAAGTAGCTATCCACAAACAGTTGCATAAAAAAGCTAATTTAAATATCCATACTAAATTAAGTGATAAGGGTTCAGATAAGAATATCGAATTTAATCTATCAGGGGATGATAGTTTAAAAATTAGTGGTAATATCTTAGCTAAGAAAGATACTTATAATATATCTTTGCTCTCCATCAATCATAAAAATACAAGATTAAGCGGAAAAATAACTATAGATAGTCATAATCTAAATACTGAAATTTATGGAAGCGTATTAGATCTTTCAAACTCTAATATGATAGAGTTTTTACAAAAAGATGGTGATTCCACACGTAATGTAATATTAAAAACTAACATATATAAAATTTTATTAAAGGATAATGTAATTTTAGATAACTTTGATTTAGCAATTAAATGTGATAAAGTACGCTGCTTCTCTGGTTTTCTAAATAGCAATATTTCTAATAATGGAAAAGTGAGGATGTCTCTTACTGCACAAGAAAGCTATGAACAATGGTTAATTGAGTCAGATAATGCCGGTGCATTACTTAAAGGGCTCGGGATGTATAGTTCTATGCAAGACGGTTATGCTAAAATTAACCTGAATACTAGAAGATATAAAGTTAAAAAAGGCGATATAATACCAATATTAGATGGTAAATTCTATATAACACGTTTTGCCTTAACCGATACTCCTTTTTTAACAAGATTAGTTTCTTTTGTTTCAATACCTGGTCTTCTTAGCTCGATAACCAATAATAAGAATATTTCATTTGAAGATATGAACGGTAATTTTAGTTATCAAGGAAACGTAATTACATTATCCGGTGCAGAAGCACACGGACCATTTTTTGACTTTACTATGAAAGGTAATATTGATACCAACCAAAAATTAATTCAAATTAAAGGTAACGTTATCCCATCATTTTTCTTCATTAGTAGTATTGTAACTAAAATACCGGTAGTAGGTAAGATATTTTCTAAGGTCGCACCTTATTCTTTAAAAATACAATATAAATAA